The following proteins are co-located in the Rheinheimera salexigens genome:
- a CDS encoding potassium/proton antiporter yields the protein MDGINLAILIGGILFVISIIATLISARLGTPLLLIFLIVGMLAGEQGLGGVKFGNPQVAFLIGSIALVIILFDGGMRTHPERFRVALAPASMLATVGVVITCGIVGFAASWLFNLTLLQGLLLGAILSSTDAAAVFSIFQSQGVKIKDRVASTLEIESGSNDPMAVMLTLTLVGVLAEQTNLDWSLLTVFLIQALVGMAMGFLAGRIFVILCRKLPLSFAFIPLLAVASCILMYAATNLLGGSGFLAVYLMGYIVGNARLPQIINILRIHDGLAWISQISMFLMLGLLVTPSNLMQYLIPALLLSLVLILVARPIAVVVSLLPFRFPPKDQLFISWVGLRGAVPIILALFPWLAGVPNEDLYFNVAFVVVIVSLVLQGWSIVPVAKWLKLEVPPKLVPDQIMPLDAVLTNEVMEVLAYNVNQDSPLLNTQWHDLQFKHPVQFIGVIRKGDWILAEKQPKFTALDTIMVITQSQYVDKVSDVLAKDADISVTKHSDFFGDFILNGDISLGDLDAFFTIQFANLDRLQSLAAYIDERFHRRVVIGDQVTLDQLLLTVREVNNLGEATQVGIKPVADQVVP from the coding sequence TTGGATGGAATAAACCTCGCAATATTAATTGGTGGAATTCTTTTTGTCATCAGCATCATCGCTACGCTTATCTCGGCGCGCTTAGGGACGCCTCTGTTATTAATTTTTTTAATTGTTGGCATGCTCGCAGGTGAACAAGGCCTAGGCGGAGTAAAGTTCGGCAATCCTCAAGTTGCTTTCCTAATTGGTTCTATTGCATTAGTCATCATCCTGTTCGATGGCGGTATGCGCACTCATCCTGAAAGATTTCGCGTCGCTTTAGCGCCGGCATCTATGCTGGCAACTGTTGGTGTGGTTATTACCTGTGGTATTGTCGGTTTTGCTGCATCTTGGCTATTTAACTTAACCTTACTACAAGGCTTATTGTTGGGTGCTATCTTAAGTTCAACCGATGCCGCAGCGGTATTCTCAATTTTTCAATCCCAAGGGGTGAAGATAAAAGATCGCGTTGCTTCAACGCTAGAAATAGAGTCGGGCAGTAACGACCCTATGGCCGTTATGCTTACCTTAACTTTAGTAGGCGTATTGGCAGAGCAAACTAATCTAGACTGGTCACTGTTAACGGTTTTTCTTATTCAAGCATTAGTCGGTATGGCTATGGGTTTTTTAGCTGGCCGCATTTTTGTTATTTTGTGTCGTAAACTGCCGTTAAGCTTCGCCTTTATACCCTTGCTGGCTGTGGCAAGTTGCATCTTAATGTATGCCGCAACAAACTTACTGGGCGGTAGTGGCTTTTTAGCTGTGTATTTAATGGGTTATATCGTAGGTAATGCTAGGCTACCGCAAATCATTAACATATTACGAATTCATGATGGATTAGCGTGGATCAGCCAAATTAGTATGTTTTTAATGCTAGGCCTATTAGTGACACCCAGTAATTTAATGCAGTACTTAATTCCTGCATTGTTACTTTCTTTAGTATTAATATTGGTTGCGCGGCCCATTGCGGTAGTGGTTAGTTTATTACCTTTTCGTTTTCCACCTAAGGATCAATTGTTTATCAGTTGGGTAGGGCTACGAGGTGCCGTACCTATTATATTGGCATTATTCCCATGGTTAGCTGGCGTACCCAATGAAGATTTGTATTTTAATGTCGCCTTTGTAGTGGTTATCGTGTCATTAGTGCTTCAGGGTTGGAGCATAGTACCGGTAGCTAAATGGCTGAAATTAGAAGTGCCTCCTAAATTGGTACCCGATCAAATTATGCCGCTTGACGCAGTTCTAACCAATGAAGTTATGGAAGTACTGGCTTATAACGTGAACCAAGATTCACCGTTATTAAATACCCAATGGCATGATTTACAATTTAAGCATCCAGTTCAATTTATAGGTGTTATCCGTAAAGGTGATTGGATATTGGCAGAAAAACAGCCTAAATTCACAGCTCTTGACACCATAATGGTGATAACCCAGTCTCAGTATGTCGATAAAGTTAGTGATGTATTAGCCAAAGATGCCGATATATCGGTCACTAAACACAGTGATTTCTTTGGTGACTTTATTTTAAATGGCGACATTAGCTTAGGCGATTTAGATGCATTCTTTACCATTCAATTTGCTAATTTAGACAGGTTGCAAAGCTTAGCTGCTTACATAGACGAACGTTTTCACCGCCGAGTAGTTATTGGCGATCAGGTAACACTAGATCAATTACTGCTTACCGTACGTGAAGTAAATAACTTAGGCGAAGCAACCCAAGTGGGTATAAAGCCAGTAGCTGATCAAGTAGTGCCTTAA
- a CDS encoding CIA30 family protein — MEFFGDLSLDNNGGFSSVEFSLVNALPEHTFQQLRLTVAGDGRRYQLKLKPANLPNGVAFAAGFDTTDNQTFQFTLSDFSPRYRGRQVTGLAPLRFADINQISIMLADKTAAAFNIKLFSIQID, encoded by the coding sequence GTGGAATTTTTTGGCGATTTGTCTTTAGATAATAACGGTGGTTTTAGCTCGGTTGAATTTAGTTTAGTTAATGCTTTACCTGAACATACATTTCAACAACTTCGCTTAACGGTTGCTGGTGATGGTCGTCGCTATCAACTTAAATTAAAACCGGCCAATCTTCCTAACGGTGTGGCTTTTGCTGCTGGGTTTGATACTACTGATAATCAGACATTTCAATTTACGCTGAGCGATTTTAGTCCCCGTTATCGTGGACGCCAAGTGACTGGCTTGGCGCCATTACGATTTGCAGACATTAATCAGATTAGTATTATGTTAGCGGATAAAACCGCTGCAGCTTTTAATATTAAATTATTTAGCATCCAAATTGATTAA
- a CDS encoding CIA30 family protein encodes MRTVNYLLVLIALFTNNTAVHAEAIKPMTDKLTLTTNGKNEAKAIQLNFANPQHFKDIATVNDTVMGGRSSAKVKKVKLTDD; translated from the coding sequence ATGCGAACAGTTAATTACCTACTAGTATTAATTGCACTGTTTACCAATAATACTGCTGTACATGCTGAGGCTATTAAACCCATGACCGATAAACTTACACTTACTACTAACGGTAAAAATGAAGCTAAGGCAATACAACTTAACTTTGCTAACCCGCAGCACTTTAAAGATATTGCTACAGTCAATGATACTGTTATGGGTGGCCGTTCGTCTGCCAAGGTTAAGAAAGTTAAGCTAACGGATGATTAA